The following coding sequences are from one Cygnus olor isolate bCygOlo1 chromosome 2, bCygOlo1.pri.v2, whole genome shotgun sequence window:
- the GGCT gene encoding gamma-glutamylcyclotransferase, with product MEALYFAYGSNLLRERLLLGTAAAPCGTARLQDFKLDFGHHQGRTSPVWHGGTATIVQSPGDEVWGVVWKMNTSNLSSLDKQEGVEDGIYVPIEVNVHTQAGKVLTCRSYQMKDYVRGPPSPQYKKVICMGAKQNGLPTEYQKKLEAIETNNYAGPVPIFEEIEAAVKASKTNFA from the exons ATGGAGGCGCTGTACTTCGCGTACGGCAGCAACCTGCTGCGGGAGCGCCTGCTGCTCGGCACCGCCGCCGCGCCCTGCGGCACCGCGCGGCTGCAG GATTTTAAGCTCGATTTTGGCCATCATCAAGGCAGGACAAGTCCCGTCTGGCATGGAGGTACAGCTACCATTGTTCAGAGCCCTGGAGACGAAGTATGGGGAGTGGTGTGGAAAATGAACACTAGCAATTTAAGTTCACTGGATAA GCAAGAGGGAGTTGAAGATGGCATTTATGTCCCAATAGAAGTTAACGTCCACACTCAAGCAGGAAAGGTTCTGACCTGTCGAAGCTACCAGATGAAGGACTATGTCCGTGgtcccccttctccccagtaTAAAAAG GTTATCTGCATGGGTGCAAAACAGAACGGCTTGCCAACTGAGTATCAAAAGAAATTAGAAGCTATTGAAACCAATAACTATGCAGGACCAGTGCCAATCTTTGAAGAAATTGAAGCTGCTGTTAAAGcaagtaaaacaaattttgcatAG